One Cellulomonas sp. NS3 genomic region harbors:
- the guaA gene encoding glutamine-hydrolyzing GMP synthase: MSPATLEDAPTEHRPVLVIDFGAQYAQLIARRVREANVYSEIVPHTASVEQILAKDPAAIILSGGPSSVYATGAPFVDAALFEAGVPVLGICYGFQAMAQALGGTVAQTGAREYGGTAVEVVAGGTVLAGSPDSQTVWMSHGDAVHAAPEGFQVLATSAGSPVAAFEDPDRRLYGMQWHPEVKHSVLGQRALENFLYEGAGLAPDWNAGNVVAEQVERIRAQVGDARVICGLSGGVDSSVAAALVQKAVGDQLTCVFVDHGLLRSGEAEQVEEDFVAATGVQLKVVDARERFLTALAGVSDPETKRKIIGREFIRVFEQAAREVVADAGEHGTEVKFLVQGTLYPDVVESGGGEGAANIKSHHNVGGLPDDLQFSLVEPLRTLFKDEVRAVGLELGVPEGIVWRQPFPGPGLGIRIVGEVTAERLETLRAADAIAREELTRAGLDREIWQCPVVLLADVRSVGVQGDGRTYGHPIVLRPVSSEDAMTADWTRLPYDVLQVISTRITNEVPEVNRVVLDVTSKPPGTIEWE, translated from the coding sequence GTGTCGCCCGCGACCCTCGAGGACGCGCCGACGGAGCACCGCCCGGTCCTCGTGATCGACTTCGGCGCCCAGTACGCGCAGCTCATCGCCCGGCGCGTGCGCGAGGCGAACGTGTACTCCGAGATCGTCCCGCACACCGCGAGCGTCGAGCAGATCCTCGCGAAGGACCCGGCGGCGATCATCCTCTCGGGCGGCCCGTCGAGCGTGTACGCCACCGGTGCGCCGTTCGTCGACGCGGCGCTGTTCGAGGCCGGCGTCCCGGTGCTCGGCATCTGCTACGGCTTCCAGGCGATGGCGCAGGCGCTCGGCGGGACGGTCGCGCAGACCGGCGCGCGCGAGTACGGCGGGACCGCGGTCGAGGTCGTCGCGGGCGGCACGGTGCTCGCGGGCAGCCCCGACTCCCAGACGGTGTGGATGAGCCACGGCGACGCGGTGCACGCCGCGCCGGAGGGCTTCCAGGTGCTCGCGACGTCGGCCGGCTCGCCGGTCGCGGCGTTCGAGGACCCCGACCGCCGGCTCTACGGCATGCAGTGGCACCCCGAGGTGAAGCACTCGGTGCTCGGGCAGCGCGCGCTCGAGAACTTCCTCTACGAGGGTGCGGGGCTCGCGCCCGACTGGAACGCGGGCAACGTCGTCGCCGAGCAGGTCGAGCGCATCCGCGCGCAGGTCGGCGACGCCCGGGTGATCTGCGGGCTGTCCGGCGGCGTCGACTCCTCGGTCGCCGCGGCGCTCGTGCAGAAGGCCGTCGGTGACCAGCTCACCTGCGTGTTCGTGGACCACGGGCTGCTGCGCTCGGGCGAGGCCGAGCAGGTCGAGGAGGACTTCGTCGCCGCGACCGGCGTGCAGCTCAAGGTCGTCGACGCGCGCGAGCGGTTCCTCACGGCGCTCGCGGGCGTGAGCGACCCGGAGACCAAGCGCAAGATCATCGGGCGCGAGTTCATCCGGGTGTTCGAGCAGGCGGCGCGCGAGGTCGTCGCCGACGCCGGCGAGCACGGCACCGAGGTGAAGTTCCTGGTCCAGGGCACGCTGTATCCCGACGTCGTCGAGTCCGGCGGCGGCGAGGGCGCGGCGAACATCAAGAGCCACCACAACGTCGGCGGCCTGCCCGACGACCTGCAGTTCTCGCTCGTCGAGCCGCTCCGCACACTGTTCAAGGACGAGGTCCGCGCGGTCGGCCTCGAGCTCGGCGTGCCCGAGGGCATCGTGTGGCGCCAGCCGTTCCCCGGTCCCGGCCTCGGCATCCGCATCGTCGGCGAGGTCACCGCCGAGCGGCTCGAGACCCTCCGCGCTGCGGACGCGATCGCGCGCGAGGAGCTCACGCGCGCCGGCCTCGACCGCGAGATCTGGCAGTGCCCGGTCGTGCTGCTCGCGGACGTGCGCTCGGTCGGCGTCCAGGGCGACGGCCGCACCTACGGCCACCCGATCGTGCTGCGGCCCGTCTCGTCGGAGGACGCGATGACGGCCGACTGGACGCGCCTGCCCTACGACGTGCTGCAGGTCATCTCGACGCGCATCACGAACGAGGTGCCCGAGGTCAACCGGGTCGTCCTCGACGTCACGAGCAAGCCGCCGGGCACGATCGAGTGGGAGTGA
- a CDS encoding GGDEF domain-containing protein: MKPRDRVPTHAVLVLAGVAVALTFLASSGVLRASMLVLASAIPLTIVLVLLARRRVRRAASWTLLCAALGVLTVNGLAWVVDVSRQDADPAQPGLVVDVTLPIGYLLLFAAAIAILLPFARRDSGGLVEAAVLWLACASLLWTVLVHPALVATGAPLGVRLYTLLLIVLVSGIAGMVLRAALVHRAARPALAYVCTAVLLTLVGNVAIVLTTDAATGLYAPWVATLWILGYSCLAAAAVHSTHARVAEGAEPPSDRLGPARLTTLGVALGLNPLLAGLQEAFRGDVDWLLLTVGTVLIVPLVVARIAGLARRQLEAERALAHLATHDELTGLENRRAGLEQLHGALDRVADGRSAGVTVLFLDVDGLKQINDTHGHGAGDALITTVAERLVTTLGHGPCVARFGGDEFLVVDEGGPAGDALVARLRACLDRPVPYGDLVLGTGASIGVHHVGAGERATTAEAVARADQEMYADKRRRTAERARERAGDRAGVEA, translated from the coding sequence GTGAAGCCACGAGACCGCGTCCCGACGCACGCGGTCCTCGTCCTCGCCGGTGTCGCGGTGGCGCTGACCTTCCTCGCGTCCAGCGGTGTCCTCCGGGCGTCGATGCTCGTGCTGGCGAGCGCGATCCCGCTGACGATCGTGCTGGTCCTGCTCGCGCGGCGCCGCGTCCGGCGGGCGGCGTCGTGGACGCTCCTGTGCGCCGCGCTCGGCGTGCTGACCGTGAACGGGCTCGCGTGGGTCGTCGACGTGAGCCGTCAGGACGCCGACCCCGCCCAGCCGGGGCTCGTCGTCGACGTGACGCTCCCGATCGGCTACCTGCTGCTCTTCGCCGCCGCGATCGCGATCCTGCTGCCGTTCGCCCGCCGCGACAGCGGCGGCCTGGTCGAGGCCGCGGTGCTGTGGCTCGCGTGCGCGAGCCTTCTGTGGACCGTCCTGGTGCACCCCGCGCTCGTGGCGACCGGGGCGCCGCTGGGCGTCCGGCTGTACACGCTCCTGCTGATCGTCCTGGTCAGCGGCATCGCGGGCATGGTGCTCCGCGCCGCCCTCGTGCACCGCGCGGCCCGCCCGGCCCTCGCCTACGTGTGCACCGCGGTGCTGCTGACCCTCGTCGGCAACGTCGCGATCGTCCTGACGACGGACGCGGCCACCGGCCTGTACGCGCCCTGGGTCGCCACCCTGTGGATCCTCGGCTACAGCTGCCTCGCCGCGGCCGCGGTGCACAGCACGCACGCGCGCGTCGCCGAGGGCGCCGAGCCCCCGAGCGACCGGCTGGGCCCCGCGCGGCTCACGACGCTCGGCGTCGCGCTCGGCCTCAACCCGCTGCTCGCGGGCCTCCAGGAGGCGTTCCGGGGCGACGTGGACTGGCTGCTCCTGACGGTCGGGACGGTGCTCATCGTCCCGCTGGTCGTCGCGCGCATCGCGGGCCTCGCGCGCCGCCAGCTCGAGGCGGAGCGCGCGCTCGCGCACCTCGCCACGCACGACGAGCTCACCGGCCTCGAGAACCGGCGGGCCGGCCTCGAGCAGCTGCACGGCGCGCTCGACCGCGTCGCGGACGGCCGCTCGGCGGGCGTCACGGTGCTGTTCCTCGACGTCGACGGGCTCAAGCAGATCAACGACACCCACGGGCACGGCGCGGGCGACGCCCTCATCACCACGGTCGCGGAGCGGCTCGTCACGACCCTCGGCCACGGGCCGTGCGTGGCGCGCTTCGGCGGCGACGAGTTCCTCGTGGTCGACGAGGGCGGCCCGGCCGGGGACGCCCTCGTCGCCCGCCTGCGCGCGTGCCTCGACCGTCCGGTGCCGTACGGCGACCTCGTGCTCGGCACCGGCGCGTCGATCGGCGTCCACCACGTGGGGGCCGGCGAGCGCGCGACGACCGCCGAGGCCGTGGCGCGGGCCGACCAGGAGATGTACGCGGACAAGCGGCGGCGCACGGCGGAGCGGGCGCGCGAGCGCGCCGGCGACCGGGCGGGCGTCGAGGCCTGA